ATTATTAACGTTTCTCCTTTTAACGTGAGATATTGTTATGGGGATGATCCGTTGATTGAAGTGGAAGGCGCCGACTCCTGTGGGATTAGCGAAAGCCGTAACGAAGAACGGCTTTTGCGACCGAAAAGCGAAGCGTTTGGGAGCACGTCTTTGTCTTAAGCCGTAACGAAGAACGGCTTTTGCGAGTAAAAGCGAAGCGTTATGAGCAGGAATATCTAACGGGATGCCTTAATTTCTGCGAAAATCGCAGAAATTAAGGCAAATCGCAATCTACGTTTTGCGATTGGCTCACCGCCCGCCCCACGGAAAGCGTGCGCCTGGAACGGAAATCAACATTTTTCGGGATTTTTTGTAGGAAGGTTATTTATTAAATTGACTGAGTCTCGGAAGATTTATGAAAAAATTACAGATACAATGAAATACCTACTATTAATAAGAGTGGCCCAAAGATAATTAAGTAACCGATTGGATTACCAAAATTTACTGTCCATCCAACGCCGAATCGTTTTTCTACAAAAATGGAAGGATCGTCTTTGTTCACATAAATCACACCAAGCTTCCAATGCTGATCATCATCATAATTTGTAATCCCTTCGACTTCTTCATCTGTAATTTGTACATCAAGACGCGCACCACCTTGACCTACTTTAAAAGCATACACTGCAGTCATCCCAAAAATAATGATGATAAATGCAATTGGTAGAGCGAGTGCGATTGCCGTCCCGCCAATATGCTCATGTATCGTCATTAATTGTAAAAAAGCAAATAAGATTGTTAAGAGCAGGACTGTCGCAAATAATAGCCAACTGGAATACTTCCTAAATGCTAATTGCTGGGCACGTGATTTCTTTTTACGATTCGCCTGGATTTTAATCCCGGATCTTTTGGTAAATTCATTAATTCCAGCCATCATCCCTTGCATGATCAACAAAATTAATAGGAGAGCAATGGCTGAAAAAGGCGTTTTCTCAGTAAATGCATCTGGCTGACCATCGATTCCCCAATGCGTTGGGATTAATTCCGGTAACTGTGGATACTGTATAGTTGTGTAAATGATAAGCCCGATTGTGATGACCATCGGTAATAGAAAAAATGTAAAAGGTAACATTTCATCTGCAGTTCTTGCGGCTAAATCTACTAATCGAACTTGTTTTAATTTTGCTCCCCATTGATTTTCCGTCTTTAACTTTGTTGTTTTTGCGTGGAAGACAAAGTATAAGGCCATACTTAAAAGTAAAATTGCAAATTGAATAGCAATGCCAACTATCAATAATTTATCTTCGATCGGGCTTGTACGTGTGAACCAAGTCATAAAAGCAGTCACAGTAACTGCACCGCTAGCTAGAATGATGGAAGCGTACATTTTTTTATAAAAAAGAAGTTTTTCATTTTTGGTATCCCCATTTGGGACGGTGACGCCAAAAACGACTGTTGATTTTAGTAAAAAAGGAATCGCGGCTTGGATGATGATTATAAAAAGAGTCATTGCAAGTAATAGCGCGATTGTCATTGTTCTCCCTCCTCGATGCTTGTTATCATATTTGAAGAAAGTTGTTGAATTTGTTTTTCTGTTAAACCATTTGCGAGTAATTCCGCCATAATCGGACGAATTAGAAGAGCAAATTGTTGTAGTTTCGCTTCGTCTACAGTTTGCTGTTGAACAATGGTCCCTGACTTTGGAATAATTTGTACAAGGCCTTTTTTTTCGAGTTCACGATATGTTTTATTTACCGTATGCATATTTATCCCAAGATCAGAAGCAAGAGAACGGACGGAAGGTAAAGTATCACCCGTTTGGAGAGAGCCATTTGCAATTGCTTCGATTAAACCATTCATTAATTGGATATAAATGGGTACTTCCGAATCCATATCTATTTCAATAAACATTAAATACCTCCTTCGGACGACAAGCAATCATTTTCGTTTAGTCTTCTATACGTCTCTCTGTTCTATGTTTATTATAACACCTGTATGAAGTTTTTTCTATTGGAAAAGCGCCCTCAATTTTTGATAATCAGTCAAAAAATGAGGGCGCTCTTATTATTCGCTTAATTCGGAAATTGTGACGAATTGATAGTCGTTTTCCGCTAAATAAGCGAGAACGGCATCAAGGCCATCCGCAGTCGATGTGTGAATATCATGCATGAGAATAATGCTACCATCTATCGTGTTTTGTTTTACGTATGAAAGGAGTTGACTCGCATTTCTGTGTTTCCAATCAAGTGTATCAACGTCCCATAAAATCATTGATAAGTCTGTTAGATTTAAAACGTTGTCATTAAAAGCGCCGTATGGGGGGCGAAAAATTTCTGGTTTTTGACCTGTTACTTCTTCAATAATCGTAGAAGTTCTATCAATTTCTTTCTGAATTTTATCATTTTTAGCTTTTGTTAAGTCGGGATGCGTCCAAGAGTGATTACCGAGTTCGTGTCCGGCTTCGTAAACGCTTTTGGCAATTTCAGGATAATATTCAACTCGGCTACCCAGCATGAAGAAAGTAGCTTTTGCATCATATTTTTCTAATGTATCTAAGATCCGTGTTGTTACTTTCGGATCCGGACCATCGTCAAATGTCAGAGCAACTCTTTTCTGCTTGGGGACATCTTTATTTTCCACATTCTCTTTGTCGGTTGGAATCTCTTCTTTCTCAATAGCATCATGTTCTCCATTAACGGGCTGAGATGTGTCCGGTTTTTCTGTCATTTCATTTACGAATGAAGCTTGAAGAGATTCTGTTAGTAAAGAATTGATCGTTTGATAGGGAATGGAGACAATTGGAACCCCTGCATCCCTGTTTGCGATTTTATTGTATTCAAAATAAAAAATAATTTCATCTTCTGCTAATGCGAAGTTTTGAAAGTTCTCCCAAACCGGTTCTGTGTGAATAGCTACTTGTTCTGGTAATAAATGATTGATAAGTGTTTCATCTTCATAGAGGCGTTCTTCTATGTGCTTAGAGAGTTCCTTTAGATGCTGTAAACGAAAATCGAATACATTTTCAATTGTAATACGTTCCCCAGTTTCGGGGTTTAACCGGAAAGTTTGAATGTTGATTTGGCCTTCGTTGTCGCCGACGTATTCATTTTTCACCATGACAAAAGAATAAATGCCATTATGTTCAAAAGTTTCA
This window of the Sporosarcina pasteurii genome carries:
- a CDS encoding DUF1648 domain-containing protein, with the translated sequence MTIALLLAMTLFIIIIQAAIPFLLKSTVVFGVTVPNGDTKNEKLLFYKKMYASIILASGAVTVTAFMTWFTRTSPIEDKLLIVGIAIQFAILLLSMALYFVFHAKTTKLKTENQWGAKLKQVRLVDLAARTADEMLPFTFFLLPMVITIGLIIYTTIQYPQLPELIPTHWGIDGQPDAFTEKTPFSAIALLLILLIMQGMMAGINEFTKRSGIKIQANRKKKSRAQQLAFRKYSSWLLFATVLLLTILFAFLQLMTIHEHIGGTAIALALPIAFIIIIFGMTAVYAFKVGQGGARLDVQITDEEVEGITNYDDDQHWKLGVIYVNKDDPSIFVEKRFGVGWTVNFGNPIGYLIIFGPLLLIVGISLYL
- a CDS encoding GntR family transcriptional regulator, coding for MFIEIDMDSEVPIYIQLMNGLIEAIANGSLQTGDTLPSVRSLASDLGINMHTVNKTYRELEKKGLVQIIPKSGTIVQQQTVDEAKLQQFALLIRPIMAELLANGLTEKQIQQLSSNMITSIEEGEQ
- a CDS encoding polysaccharide deacetylase family protein — translated: MKSKKFRERFPLLDIILTCTTILLVLGYSYLLFIFQNNSTSATSKKDFGNTMPSTIDEIESNFSGIKIVTEISNDLSAPFAIQYPQSKHIQFNDEVKKYIKTIKYNYLTDIATYKKSQKEFTSELNISFETFEHNGIYSFVMVKNEYVGDNEGQINIQTFRLNPETGERITIENVFDFRLQHLKELSKHIEERLYEDETLINHLLPEQVAIHTEPVWENFQNFALAEDEIIFYFEYNKIANRDAGVPIVSIPYQTINSLLTESLQASFVNEMTEKPDTSQPVNGEHDAIEKEEIPTDKENVENKDVPKQKRVALTFDDGPDPKVTTRILDTLEKYDAKATFFMLGSRVEYYPEIAKSVYEAGHELGNHSWTHPDLTKAKNDKIQKEIDRTSTIIEEVTGQKPEIFRPPYGAFNDNVLNLTDLSMILWDVDTLDWKHRNASQLLSYVKQNTIDGSIILMHDIHTSTADGLDAVLAYLAENDYQFVTISELSE